From a single Notolabrus celidotus isolate fNotCel1 chromosome 7, fNotCel1.pri, whole genome shotgun sequence genomic region:
- the LOC117815637 gene encoding GTPase IMAP family member 4-like, whose product MASNYYHSYVYGSTYDEELRIVMVGKTGNGKSATGNTILGRECFESKFSSKSMTVDCHKGKGTVEEQKVAIIDTPGLFDTRFGMDKTAKDISQCVAFASPGPHVFLVVIRLGRYTEEELQTVQRIQEIFGQAADRYSMVLFTGGDLLDMEEITIEDFLAESPDLQELAARCNGQYHVFNNKQKRDRSQVTVLLQKIRGIVQWNGGRHYTNEMFQEAAWVIEEERQRILKEKEEQIRKEKEKLEKEAQQKYEKEMRRIRRQLQAEREREREERERERQREWERREWERMMERQEREAERRRAQEEREREIENMRMLLQRQQEEEMKEMEEERERQRRRQESRSEPDDDCTIL is encoded by the coding sequence TGTATGGCAGTACATATGATGAGGAGCTGAGAATAGTGATGGTGGGGAAGACCGGAAATGGGAAGAGTGCCACTGGAAACACCATCCTGGGAAGAGAATGCTTTGAATCAAAGTTCAGTTCAAAGTCTATGACTGTAGACTGTCACAAGGGCAAAGGTACAGTTGAGGAACAAAAGGTTGCTATTATTGACACCCCAGGCCTGTTTGACACCAGGTTTGGAATGGACAAGACAGCTAAAGATATCAGCCAGTGTGTCGCTTTTGCTTCTCCTGGTCCCCATGTGTTCCTGGTGGTTATCAGGCTGGGTAGATACACTGAAGAGGAGCTGCAGACAGTGCAAAGGATTCAAGAGATCTTTGGCCAGGCTGCAGACCGATACAGCATGGTTCTCTTCACTGGTGGTGACCTGTTGGATATGGAAGAAATCACGATTGAGGATTTCTTGGCTGAAAGCCCAGACTTGCAGGAACTCGCGGCCAGATGTAACGGCCAGTACCATGTTTTCAATAATAAGCAAAAAAGAGATCGCTCTCAGGTCACCGTGCTGCTCCAGAAGATCAGAGGTATAGTCCAGTGGAACGGAGGAAGACACTACACCAACGAGATGTTCCAAGAGGCTGCGTGGGTAATTGAAGAGGAGAGACAACGCATcttgaaggagaaagaggagcaaATAcgcaaagaaaaagaaaagcttgaGAAGGAAGCAcagcaaaaatatgaaaaagagaTGAGGAGAATCAGAAGGCAACTccaagctgagagagagagggaaagggaagagagagaaagagaaagacagagggaaTGGGAGAGGAGGGAATGGGAGAGGATGATGGAGAgacaagaaagagaagctgagagaagaagagctcaagaggaaagagagagggagatagaaaaTATGAGGATGCTTTTACAAAGACAgcaagaagaagagatgaaagagatggaagaggaaagagaaaggcAGAGAAGAAGGCAAGAAAGTCGATCTGAACCAGACGACGATTGTACTATCCTGTGA